The Vibrio chagasii genome includes a region encoding these proteins:
- the pepA gene encoding leucyl aminopeptidase, which translates to MEFSVKSGSPEKQRSACIVVGVFEPRRLSPVAEQLDKISDGYISSLLRRGDLEGKPGQMLLLHQVPGVLSERVLLVGCGKERELGERQYKEIIQKTISTLNETGSMEAVCFLTELHVKGRDTYWKVRQAVEATKDGLYTFDQFKSNKPETRRPLRKLVFNVPTRRELSLGEKAIAHGLAIASGVKASKDLGNMPPNIANPAYLASQARRLADDFDTVTTKIIGEEEMEKLGMTSYLAVGRGSKNESMMSIMEYKGAPDSDAKPIVLVGKGLTFDSGGISLKPGEGMDEMKYDMCGAASVFGTMKALAKLNLPINVVGILAGCENMPGSNAYRPGDILTTMSGQTVEVLNTDAEGRLVLCDALTYVERFEPDCVVDVATLTGACVIALGHHISGVLSNHNPLSHELVNASEQASDRAWRLPMADEYHEQLNSPFADMANIGGRPGGTITAGCFLSKFTKKYHWAHLDIAGTAWKSGAAKGSTGRPVSMLVQFLLNRSGQETEEQSSK; encoded by the coding sequence ATGGAGTTCAGTGTAAAAAGTGGTAGCCCAGAGAAACAACGCAGCGCATGTATCGTTGTCGGTGTATTCGAACCGCGCCGCCTTTCTCCAGTAGCCGAGCAATTAGATAAGATTAGCGATGGCTACATTAGTTCACTGCTTCGTCGCGGTGACCTAGAGGGTAAACCTGGCCAGATGCTACTGCTGCATCAAGTACCTGGTGTACTTTCAGAACGTGTTCTACTTGTAGGCTGTGGTAAAGAGCGTGAGCTAGGCGAGCGTCAATACAAAGAAATTATTCAGAAAACCATCAGCACACTAAACGAAACAGGTTCTATGGAAGCAGTATGTTTCCTAACAGAACTGCACGTTAAAGGCCGCGATACTTACTGGAAAGTTCGTCAAGCGGTAGAAGCGACTAAAGATGGTCTTTACACATTTGACCAATTCAAGAGCAACAAGCCAGAGACTCGTCGCCCACTACGTAAATTGGTATTCAACGTACCAACACGTCGTGAACTGAGCCTAGGTGAAAAAGCGATTGCTCACGGTCTTGCTATTGCTTCAGGTGTGAAAGCATCTAAAGATCTTGGCAACATGCCGCCAAACATCGCTAACCCAGCTTACCTTGCATCTCAAGCTCGTCGCCTAGCTGACGACTTCGATACCGTAACGACTAAGATCATCGGTGAAGAAGAGATGGAAAAATTGGGCATGACCTCTTACCTAGCGGTTGGTCGTGGTTCAAAGAACGAATCTATGATGTCTATCATGGAGTACAAGGGCGCACCAGATTCTGATGCAAAACCGATTGTACTTGTTGGTAAAGGCCTAACGTTCGATTCAGGCGGTATCTCACTTAAGCCTGGCGAAGGTATGGATGAGATGAAGTACGACATGTGTGGTGCTGCATCTGTATTCGGTACGATGAAAGCGCTAGCTAAACTGAACCTACCAATCAACGTTGTTGGTATTCTTGCTGGTTGTGAAAACATGCCAGGTAGCAATGCTTACCGCCCAGGTGACATCCTAACGACGATGTCAGGCCAAACAGTTGAAGTGTTAAACACTGATGCTGAAGGTCGCTTGGTTCTTTGTGATGCGCTAACTTACGTTGAGCGTTTCGAACCAGATTGTGTGGTTGACGTTGCAACACTAACAGGCGCGTGTGTTATTGCTCTAGGCCACCACATCAGTGGCGTTCTATCAAACCACAACCCGCTATCTCACGAACTTGTGAATGCTTCTGAGCAAGCAAGTGACCGTGCATGGCGTCTACCAATGGCAGACGAGTACCATGAGCAGCTAAACAGCCCATTCGCAGATATGGCGAACATCGGCGGCCGCCCAGGCGGTACTATCACTGCTGGTTGCTTCCTGTCTAAGTTCACTAAGAAATATCACTGGGCTCACCTAGATATCGCAGGTACAGCTTGGAAATCTGGCGCAGCAAAAGGCTCGACAGGTCGTCCTGTCTCAATGCTAGTCCAATTCTTATTGAACCGCAGCGGCCAAGAGACTGAAGAGCAATCTTCAAAATAG
- a CDS encoding DNA polymerase III subunit chi: MQTATFYIVSSDSPQASEEGFANYVLFLAQHFAKQGAKLYLNCNDKAHAERIAEVFWQVDPSEFIAHNLVGEGPKYSTNIEIGYQGVKHNWNRQLVINLADNHTTFANAFAQVIDFVPCEEKAKQLARERYKIYRQAEYQLQTIEIQHP; the protein is encoded by the coding sequence ATGCAAACAGCTACGTTTTACATAGTGTCATCAGACAGCCCACAAGCGAGTGAAGAAGGTTTCGCTAACTATGTACTGTTTCTTGCTCAGCACTTTGCAAAACAAGGCGCTAAACTTTATCTCAACTGTAATGACAAAGCCCATGCCGAGCGTATCGCAGAAGTTTTCTGGCAAGTCGATCCCAGTGAATTTATTGCGCATAACTTGGTTGGCGAAGGCCCGAAGTATTCAACCAACATTGAGATTGGCTACCAAGGCGTAAAGCACAATTGGAATCGTCAGCTAGTAATTAATCTGGCCGATAATCATACAACCTTTGCGAACGCCTTTGCTCAGGTGATAGACTTCGTCCCTTGCGAAGAAAAAGCTAAGCAACTCGCTCGAGAAAGGTATAAAATTTACCGTCAGGCTGAATATCAGCTGCAGACTATCGAGATTCAACATCCATAG
- a CDS encoding RDD family protein, with the protein MTSTNTLPPAGMMRRFGALFYDALIVIAIEMMAAGVIIALLHALMALGIFDHSGYADVSDFLTNHPIWSPVYTFYLVAVWVYFFVFFWTRAGQTLGMRAWKLRVQNKDGSAITVTQALIRLGTSGFGLANLCVPLDPQKRGFHDIWAKTEVVVLPQAR; encoded by the coding sequence ATGACATCTACCAACACACTGCCACCAGCTGGAATGATGCGCCGATTCGGAGCTTTGTTCTATGACGCTCTTATCGTGATCGCTATTGAAATGATGGCAGCTGGCGTCATTATCGCTTTACTGCATGCGCTTATGGCTCTTGGCATTTTTGACCACAGTGGTTATGCCGATGTCAGTGACTTCCTAACCAATCACCCTATCTGGAGCCCAGTTTACACATTTTATCTAGTGGCAGTTTGGGTTTACTTCTTTGTGTTCTTCTGGACTCGAGCTGGTCAAACTCTGGGAATGAGAGCGTGGAAACTTCGCGTTCAGAACAAAGATGGCTCTGCGATTACTGTCACTCAAGCTCTAATTCGCTTAGGAACTTCTGGTTTTGGTCTAGCCAATCTGTGCGTTCCATTAGATCCTCAAAAGCGTGGCTTTCACGATATCTGGGCAAAAACAGAAGTGGTTGTGTTACCTCAAGCGCGATAG
- the lptF gene encoding LPS export ABC transporter permease LptF — MIIVRYLIRETIKSQFAIFFVLFLVFLSQKFISVLADASDGAIPASLILSIVSLNMPAMGLLMLPLSIYIGILLTFGRLYAESEIVVMNATGIGNKFLIQSALYLALITASVAAFNSFWLSPWSQDKVEQMYEEVAAENSVDLLPKGKFEGTPDGSSVVFIDDIDGNKLENVFVAQMRPRDSVLPSVMYSKSGDVKELSDGRQVIVMYDGTRHEGVPTRLDYMVTHFEEYEGLIGQREVEKKGRDWEAIPTLDLVGNPNKSAKAELQWRISLVLCIPLLTMLVVPLSAVNPRQGRFAKIGPAILIYLTYFLAISATKSAIEEGTIPAVVGMWPINALLLIVAIGANFMDSVPVRRLKEKFKNKRLA; from the coding sequence GTGATTATTGTTAGATATTTGATCCGCGAGACAATCAAGAGCCAATTTGCGATCTTTTTTGTTCTCTTTCTCGTGTTTCTCAGCCAAAAATTCATCAGTGTGTTAGCGGACGCCTCTGATGGTGCTATCCCTGCGAGTCTAATCTTGTCGATCGTTAGTCTAAATATGCCAGCGATGGGCTTATTGATGCTTCCGCTCAGTATCTATATTGGTATTTTGCTTACTTTTGGTCGTCTTTACGCTGAAAGTGAAATAGTGGTCATGAACGCGACCGGTATCGGTAACAAATTCCTGATTCAATCGGCACTGTACTTAGCTTTGATTACTGCATCGGTTGCCGCTTTTAACTCATTCTGGTTGTCCCCTTGGTCGCAAGACAAGGTTGAACAGATGTATGAGGAAGTGGCAGCAGAGAACAGTGTTGATTTGCTACCAAAGGGAAAATTTGAAGGAACGCCAGATGGTTCGTCAGTGGTGTTCATCGATGATATCGACGGTAATAAGCTAGAAAACGTGTTCGTTGCTCAAATGCGTCCACGTGATTCTGTGCTTCCAAGTGTGATGTATTCGAAGTCGGGCGATGTAAAAGAGCTCAGCGACGGTCGCCAAGTTATCGTGATGTACGATGGTACTCGTCATGAAGGTGTCCCAACTCGTCTTGATTATATGGTGACACACTTCGAAGAGTATGAAGGCTTGATTGGCCAGCGAGAAGTCGAGAAGAAAGGTCGTGATTGGGAAGCGATTCCGACACTTGACCTTGTCGGTAATCCAAACAAAAGCGCAAAAGCTGAATTGCAATGGCGAATTTCATTGGTACTCTGTATTCCGTTGTTGACCATGCTTGTTGTGCCACTCTCGGCGGTAAACCCAAGGCAGGGACGCTTCGCTAAGATTGGTCCTGCAATATTGATTTACCTGACTTACTTCTTGGCAATCAGTGCAACCAAATCAGCAATAGAAGAGGGCACTATCCCTGCAGTAGTCGGCATGTGGCCAATCAATGCGCTGTTGTTAATTGTCGCGATTGGTGCAAACTTTATGGATAGCGTGCCAGTAAGGCGTTTGAAAGAAAAATTCAAGAATAAGAGGTTGGCTTAA
- a CDS encoding ISL3 family transposase encodes MPNHTFLSSFWEGFQVVKSHQTASLITLTLEPNSEAKCLCGLEAEAIHEYQWRHVKEAMLLGVPVVLSVQTRRIKCRECGIKTESLSWLEPYARITKRLRSYIEQLLPLLPIKHISRLTNVHWHTIKEIDKSRLRKVVPPVKWEELRQLVIFKGHRYATVIADAKTHQVIWIGLGRSRKDIRPFFEQLGKHGNNIEAVAMDMNTAFDLEVKAHCPNAKIVYDLFHVVAKFGREVMDRVRVDQANKLKQDKKARQWIKRSRWVLLKNRGNLNTQQNSYLTEILNINKDLMTTYILGAQLKELWYCESEVHAKGLWEAWWAQVQESGIKPLKEFARKLRPYLHGIIASASYPLNTCTLEGINNKIKLIKRMGYGYRDTDYFFLKIKAAFPGKPR; translated from the coding sequence ATGCCGAATCATACTTTCCTATCTTCATTCTGGGAAGGCTTTCAAGTCGTAAAGTCTCACCAGACAGCATCACTTATTACCCTGACTCTTGAACCGAACTCTGAGGCTAAGTGCCTTTGTGGTCTCGAGGCCGAGGCTATTCATGAGTATCAATGGCGTCATGTAAAAGAAGCCATGTTGCTCGGTGTTCCTGTTGTTCTTTCTGTTCAAACGCGAAGAATCAAGTGCCGTGAGTGTGGCATAAAAACAGAATCTCTATCTTGGTTGGAGCCTTATGCTCGTATAACGAAACGCTTAAGAAGCTATATAGAACAATTACTGCCTCTTCTTCCTATTAAGCATATCTCCCGGTTAACGAACGTTCATTGGCACACCATTAAAGAGATAGATAAATCCCGACTTAGAAAAGTGGTACCGCCAGTGAAATGGGAGGAGCTAAGGCAACTCGTCATCTTTAAAGGGCATCGATATGCCACGGTCATCGCTGACGCTAAGACACACCAAGTCATTTGGATAGGGTTAGGCCGAAGCCGTAAGGACATACGGCCGTTCTTCGAGCAACTAGGCAAGCATGGCAATAATATCGAAGCGGTCGCAATGGACATGAATACGGCTTTTGATCTTGAAGTTAAAGCACACTGTCCGAACGCAAAAATCGTTTACGACTTATTCCATGTTGTTGCTAAGTTCGGTCGAGAGGTGATGGATAGAGTCAGAGTCGACCAAGCCAACAAACTCAAGCAAGATAAAAAAGCGAGGCAATGGATCAAGCGCTCACGCTGGGTGTTGCTAAAAAACAGGGGTAATTTGAATACACAGCAAAACAGCTATCTTACCGAAATATTGAATATCAATAAGGACTTAATGACCACTTATATACTCGGAGCACAACTCAAAGAGCTTTGGTATTGTGAATCAGAAGTACATGCTAAAGGGCTCTGGGAGGCGTGGTGGGCACAAGTACAAGAGAGTGGAATTAAGCCATTGAAAGAGTTCGCACGAAAACTAAGGCCTTATCTTCACGGCATTATCGCATCTGCGAGTTATCCGCTTAACACCTGCACATTGGAAGGGATAAACAACAAGATAAAGCTAATCAAGCGAATGGGATATGGGTATCGAGATACAGACTACTTCTTCTTGAAGATAAAAGCGGCCTTCCCCGGAAAGCCGCGATGA
- the lptG gene encoding LPS export ABC transporter permease LptG: MFKILDLYIGRTIIATTSLVLVTFVGLSGIIKYVEQLRKVGRGTYDLLQALYFVLLSIPRDIEMFFPMAALLGALIGLGMLAASSELVVMQAAGFSKLDIGLSVLKTAIPLMIVVTLLGQWGAPQAQKMARDLRTISIAGGNIISTQSGVWARDANDFIFIVKIDDDKLYGMNMWRFDENKALKTAIYSKEVDYVGDNVWTMKDVVVTSFENELQITKENLPTYTWKTSLAPDKLAIVTVKPEELSLSGLYDYVSYLKASEQDAARYELALWRKITQPISIAVMMLMALSFIFGPLRSVTMGARILSGVIAGFTFYISSEFFGPVSLVYQIPPAFGAIAPSVVFLGIAVMLLRRKL; the protein is encoded by the coding sequence GTGTTTAAGATTCTCGATTTATATATAGGCAGAACCATCATCGCAACCACGTCACTGGTATTGGTGACGTTTGTTGGCCTCTCAGGGATAATCAAGTATGTGGAGCAGTTGAGAAAAGTGGGTCGTGGTACCTACGATCTCCTCCAAGCTCTGTACTTTGTTTTGTTAAGTATCCCGCGTGATATCGAAATGTTTTTCCCAATGGCAGCCTTGCTTGGTGCGTTGATTGGATTGGGTATGCTTGCGGCGAGCTCTGAGCTAGTAGTAATGCAGGCGGCGGGTTTCTCTAAACTTGATATCGGTTTGTCGGTACTTAAGACTGCGATTCCATTAATGATAGTGGTGACGCTATTAGGGCAGTGGGGTGCACCTCAAGCACAAAAGATGGCTCGTGACTTAAGAACCATATCGATTGCAGGGGGGAATATCATCTCCACGCAAAGCGGTGTCTGGGCTCGTGATGCCAATGATTTCATCTTTATTGTCAAAATCGACGATGACAAGCTATATGGCATGAACATGTGGCGCTTTGATGAAAACAAGGCTCTGAAAACCGCTATCTATTCTAAAGAAGTCGATTACGTTGGAGACAACGTTTGGACGATGAAAGATGTTGTCGTCACTTCGTTTGAAAATGAACTGCAGATAACGAAAGAGAATTTGCCCACATACACTTGGAAAACATCACTCGCACCAGACAAGCTTGCAATCGTGACGGTTAAACCAGAAGAGCTGTCATTGAGTGGGTTGTATGATTACGTATCTTACTTGAAAGCGTCAGAACAAGATGCTGCTCGTTACGAACTGGCGTTGTGGAGAAAGATAACCCAGCCAATCTCGATCGCGGTGATGATGTTGATGGCACTGTCGTTTATCTTTGGTCCATTGCGTAGCGTGACCATGGGGGCAAGAATCCTATCTGGTGTTATCGCAGGCTTTACCTTCTATATATCCAGTGAGTTCTTTGGCCCTGTGAGCTTGGTGTATCAGATACCACCGGCCTTTGGTGCTATAGCCCCAAGTGTGGTATTCCTCGGAATAGCCGTGATGCTCTTGAGGCGGAAATTATAA
- a CDS encoding HD-GYP domain-containing protein has protein sequence MNLKITVDRIQPGLHIRLLVKWNEPPFLFNSFKIKDDAQVKIIRHLGIKHVYINLNQSDTSPLPVNHMVELESGDDLQVSLEAEKMWQEKHDRIETLSSYRRRVSNCEKEFERSLARMRSVMTKIRNRPLDAVGEVKSLVDDIVETLVCDDNVTLHLMNGKADFEDIYFHTLNVAVVAMMIGKAKGYNTQQLKDLSFAALFHDVGKIKIPVAILRKQSALTVPEENYLKLHTKYGADIVSAIDDFPETAKKVIAQHHEMNDGSGYPEGLKEEEIDEFAKIVAVANAFDNLCHGKTQSPPMIPYLSLSHLYKNCKHLYSQDNLSLLVKFMGVYPPGTVVQLSNDSIGIVISVNAKHMLYPNVLTYDPSVPRTQAPVIDLLAKDIKIVNAVNPNKLPEQVREYLNPRSRLSYFFDSGE, from the coding sequence ATGAACCTAAAAATTACCGTAGATCGCATTCAGCCCGGTCTACATATACGACTTCTCGTCAAGTGGAATGAACCCCCGTTTCTATTCAATAGCTTTAAAATAAAAGACGATGCTCAGGTTAAGATCATTCGACACCTTGGCATCAAACACGTCTATATAAACCTTAATCAAAGTGATACTTCACCTTTGCCGGTTAACCATATGGTTGAGTTGGAATCAGGTGATGACTTACAGGTTAGTCTTGAAGCTGAAAAAATGTGGCAAGAAAAGCATGATCGCATTGAAACTTTAAGTTCTTACCGACGCAGAGTGAGTAACTGTGAGAAAGAGTTTGAGCGTTCACTTGCTCGAATGCGCTCAGTCATGACCAAAATTCGCAATCGTCCTTTGGATGCGGTAGGAGAGGTGAAATCTCTCGTTGATGATATTGTCGAAACATTAGTATGTGATGATAACGTCACACTCCACCTAATGAATGGTAAAGCTGACTTTGAAGATATCTACTTCCACACATTAAATGTTGCTGTTGTTGCCATGATGATCGGCAAAGCTAAAGGCTACAACACACAACAACTGAAAGACCTCTCTTTTGCTGCGTTATTCCATGACGTGGGCAAAATCAAAATACCTGTCGCTATATTAAGAAAGCAGAGCGCATTGACGGTGCCAGAAGAGAACTACTTAAAGCTCCATACTAAGTATGGTGCGGATATCGTTTCTGCAATAGATGATTTTCCTGAAACAGCTAAAAAGGTAATTGCTCAGCATCATGAGATGAATGATGGCTCTGGTTACCCAGAAGGCTTAAAGGAAGAAGAGATTGATGAGTTTGCCAAGATAGTAGCAGTTGCCAATGCATTCGATAACTTGTGCCATGGTAAAACACAGTCTCCGCCAATGATCCCTTATTTATCGCTTTCTCACTTATATAAGAACTGCAAACACCTATATAGCCAAGACAACTTAAGTCTATTGGTTAAGTTCATGGGAGTGTACCCGCCAGGAACCGTGGTTCAGCTCTCCAATGATTCAATTGGTATTGTTATTTCGGTAAATGCCAAGCATATGCTTTATCCCAATGTGCTGACGTATGACCCTAGCGTGCCCAGAACACAAGCTCCGGTAATCGACCTGCTTGCTAAAGATATAAAAATCGTTAATGCGGTTAATCCCAACAAGCTACCTGAACAAGTAAGAGAGTACCTAAACCCTAGGTCCCGATTGTCTTACTTCTTTGATAGTGGTGAGTAG
- a CDS encoding VOC family protein produces MLTVTPYLFFDGRCGEALDFYHKCFGGVVLSKQLFSDAPQVIEGAQPDWIMHAEFEAFGMKLMMSDGVKAKELEGNNLALSLVIDDTATQEQIFEKLTQGGRIMTPLADTFWGARFGKVEDKFGIRWMVHCDSLN; encoded by the coding sequence ATGCTGACAGTAACCCCTTACTTATTTTTCGATGGTCGTTGTGGCGAGGCGTTGGATTTTTATCATAAATGCTTTGGTGGAGTGGTCTTATCGAAACAACTCTTTAGTGATGCTCCACAGGTAATAGAGGGAGCGCAGCCTGATTGGATCATGCATGCTGAATTCGAAGCCTTTGGTATGAAGCTGATGATGTCTGATGGGGTTAAAGCTAAAGAACTTGAAGGGAACAACCTTGCACTTTCTCTTGTTATAGATGATACCGCGACCCAAGAGCAGATCTTTGAAAAACTAACACAGGGTGGGCGAATCATGACGCCGCTTGCAGACACGTTTTGGGGCGCTAGGTTTGGCAAAGTTGAAGATAAGTTCGGTATAAGATGGATGGTGCATTGCGACTCTTTAAACTGA
- a CDS encoding IS4 family transposase, with amino-acid sequence MSIQNYFVDFLEENPVDVAQLTTFSEHIPDEWVVKAASLSDKATIRRRRLPSDMVLWLIVGMAFFRNEPIAEVARRMNVCADGLADEELLAKSALTQARQRLGSAAPEWLFKQCGRTWGLERYRDDTWQGLQVFAVDGALFRTADTPELREHFGSGNTSSSRQTPHPMLRVVTMMNVRSHVIVDAAISPYRRGEIPLAMPFIDSLPDNSVTLLDKGFYGADLLLSLQNSGINRHWLIPARKGLKYTLLDEEESNDMLIEMNVSPQALKKNPSLPEKWQVRAVTYEVQGKQKTVFTSLPRADYDAKAVAELYHERWEIELGYRDIKSSMQHNALVLRSKTVNLVYQELWGLLLGYNLVRREASQAAVEHGRMPNEISFKYACQFIASQLKVMSKAISPGNTPKRLKSLRGDLSVLFIDKRPKPNRPRAVKISKTRYPINRKAAPLK; translated from the coding sequence ATGTCTATCCAAAACTATTTTGTCGATTTCCTCGAAGAAAATCCTGTTGATGTAGCTCAACTCACCACTTTCTCTGAACATATCCCAGATGAATGGGTTGTTAAGGCAGCTAGTCTTTCTGATAAAGCGACTATTCGCCGACGTCGACTACCAAGTGACATGGTCTTGTGGTTAATTGTCGGCATGGCCTTCTTCCGTAATGAACCAATTGCCGAAGTCGCACGAAGAATGAATGTCTGTGCGGATGGCTTGGCTGATGAAGAGTTATTAGCAAAAAGTGCTTTAACCCAGGCAAGACAACGTTTAGGCAGTGCTGCACCAGAGTGGTTGTTTAAACAATGTGGGCGAACGTGGGGTCTTGAACGATACCGTGATGATACGTGGCAAGGATTACAAGTTTTTGCTGTAGACGGTGCTCTTTTTCGCACCGCGGATACGCCCGAACTTAGAGAGCACTTTGGCTCGGGTAATACCTCGAGTAGCAGGCAGACACCACATCCAATGCTAAGAGTTGTGACTATGATGAATGTCCGTTCTCATGTCATCGTTGACGCTGCCATAAGCCCTTATCGGCGTGGTGAAATCCCACTTGCTATGCCCTTCATCGACTCTTTACCAGATAACTCTGTGACGTTACTAGATAAAGGTTTTTACGGTGCAGACTTACTTCTCTCTCTTCAAAATAGCGGTATTAATAGACATTGGTTGATACCAGCAAGGAAAGGGTTGAAATACACACTTTTAGATGAAGAAGAAAGCAATGATATGCTCATCGAAATGAACGTCTCACCGCAAGCTCTCAAAAAGAACCCTAGTTTACCTGAAAAATGGCAAGTCAGAGCGGTGACCTATGAAGTACAAGGTAAGCAGAAAACTGTTTTTACATCCCTTCCAAGAGCAGACTACGACGCGAAAGCGGTAGCCGAACTTTATCATGAACGTTGGGAAATCGAATTAGGTTATCGTGATATCAAAAGCTCAATGCAACACAATGCCTTAGTATTACGCAGTAAAACAGTAAACCTTGTTTATCAAGAACTCTGGGGGCTGTTGCTTGGTTATAATTTGGTAAGACGTGAAGCAAGTCAGGCAGCAGTTGAACATGGAAGAATGCCGAATGAAATTAGCTTTAAATACGCTTGTCAGTTTATAGCGAGCCAACTGAAGGTGATGAGTAAAGCGATATCGCCAGGCAATACACCTAAGCGTTTAAAGAGTCTAAGGGGAGACTTATCAGTCCTCTTTATAGACAAACGCCCTAAGCCTAATCGGCCTAGGGCGGTAAAAATATCAAAGACTCGCTACCCAATTAATCGCAAAGCAGCTCCGCTTAAGTGA